From Pseudoalteromonas rubra, one genomic window encodes:
- the dapD gene encoding 2,3,4,5-tetrahydropyridine-2,6-dicarboxylate N-succinyltransferase: MSDLKTTIEQAWEQRDTITPSDVSPQVKNAIIDALALLDSGAARVAEKVSGEWVVHQWLKKAVLLSFRIRDNQPMNDGVNQFFDKVPLKFSDYTPEQFQQGGMRVVPNAVARQGSFIGKNVVLMPSYVNIGAYVDEGTMVDTWATVGSCAQIGKNVHLSGGVGIGGVLEPLQANPTIIEDNCFIGARSEIVEGVIVEEGAVISMGVYISQSTRIYDRETGEIHYGRVPAGAVVVPGSLPSKDGTHSLYAAIIVKKVDQQTREKVGINALLRSVQD; this comes from the coding sequence ATGTCGGATTTAAAAACCACAATTGAACAAGCCTGGGAACAACGCGATACCATCACTCCCAGTGATGTATCACCTCAGGTAAAAAATGCCATCATTGATGCACTGGCTTTACTGGACTCAGGCGCAGCACGCGTTGCTGAGAAAGTCAGCGGCGAGTGGGTTGTACACCAGTGGCTGAAAAAGGCGGTTCTGCTCTCATTCCGTATTCGCGATAACCAGCCTATGAATGACGGAGTAAACCAGTTTTTCGATAAAGTGCCCCTTAAGTTCAGCGATTATACCCCTGAGCAATTTCAGCAAGGCGGCATGCGTGTGGTCCCCAACGCCGTTGCACGTCAGGGTAGCTTCATTGGCAAAAATGTGGTTTTGATGCCGTCTTATGTCAATATTGGCGCTTATGTTGATGAAGGCACTATGGTTGATACTTGGGCCACTGTCGGTTCATGTGCTCAGATCGGTAAGAATGTGCACCTCTCTGGCGGTGTAGGCATTGGCGGCGTACTGGAGCCATTGCAAGCTAACCCAACCATTATCGAAGATAACTGCTTCATCGGTGCCCGCTCTGAAATTGTTGAAGGGGTCATTGTTGAAGAAGGCGCAGTAATTTCAATGGGCGTGTATATTTCCCAAAGTACGCGTATCTATGACCGTGAAACCGGCGAGATCCACTATGGCCGTGTTCCAGCCGGCGCCGTTGTCGTGCCAGGCTCATTACCAAGCAAAGACGGTACTCACAGCCTGTATGCGGCGATTATCGTTAAGAAAGTGGACCAGCAAACTCGTGAAAAAGTAGGCATCAACGCCCTGCTTCGCTCAGTTCAGGACTGA